CGTGGAGGCTCGAGGGCCAGAAGACCCTAGCCTACGAGGTCGCCGAGGCGCTGGGAGGCGAGCCGCCCGACTGGGTGGTTGTGCCCGTCGGCAACGCGGGCAACATATCGGCGATATGGAAGGGGTTCAAGGAGCTCTACCGCTACGGGCTGATAACCAGGCTCCCCCGGATGGCCGGGGTGCAGGCTGAGGGCGCTGCCCCGCTGGCGAGGGCGTGGCAGAAGGGCCTAGACAAGCCGCTGTTCGTCGACAAGCCGGAGACACGCGCCACAGCGATAAGGATCGGCCACCCGGTGAACTGGCCTAAGGCCATGCGCGCTGTGAAGGAGAGTAACGGCGTCTTCACCATAGTCAGTGACGAGGAGATCGTCAGGGCTCAGGCGATGCTAGCACGGCTCGAGGGCGTAGCGGTGGAGCCTGCTAGCGCCGCGAGCCTCGCAGGGCTGATGCGGCTCGTCGAGGACGGCGTCATAGCGCCGGACGAGACCGTAGTGATAGTGCTGACGGGCCACGGGCTGAAGGACCCACAGGCCATGCTCGAGGCTGGCGCGAGGAGGTACGTGGCGGGAAGCCCCGAGGAGGCTGTGAAGATAGTACTAGGGCTCGCCGAGAGCTAGGGGCTAGACCCCCGGCATCCGGCAGCGCAGCCGAGCCACGAGCCGAGGCGCCGTTTTACCTCATCCACCCTGTACGATGTGCTGCGGCCGGGCATCGGCGCGGACTGCTACCCGTTGTCCTCCCCCCGGGCCCTCTGCGTCCCTTCTGCCTGCTGCTTCTACGCGGCGTGTGTAGAGGAGGTAGCCCGTGTGGGCTATCATCGTGGTGCGTGGCCGGAGCGCGTCGCAGCGTGGCTCGTACTCGCGGAGTAGGACCTCGTAGACCCTGTTCTCTGCCCATCCCCCGTGGAGCTCCAGGGCTGCGAGGAGCCGGGCGACCTGGTTGACCGCCGGGAGGAAGAAGACCACTCCCGCGCCCGGCCGGAGAGCCCGGTGCAGGACGGGCAGTACAGCCCACGGGTCGGGCATGTCTACCACGGCTGCGTCTAGGCCCTCCTCGTCTACGCCGAGCCTGGCGTCCCGGTGCTTGAGCTCCACCCGGTCTAGCAGCCCCACCGTCTCTAGGTTCCGCCTAGCGGTCTCGAGCATGTCGCGCCGGATCTCATAGCTGTACACCCTGCCCTCGGGGCCCACGGCGCGGGCTAGGACTATCGTTGTGTAGCCGCTGCCTACGCCTATCTCTAGGACACGGCTCCCCGGCTCTATGTCTAGGAGCATCAGTATGAACCCGTGGTCCTTCGGGTATATGACCTGGCTGCGGCGCCGCAGCCCCCTCTCCATGTAGTCTACCAGCCGCGGCTGGAGCACCAGCGCCTCGACACCACTGCTGAGCCGGACCCGGGAGCCGTAGCGGAGCCCCAGGAGGTCGTCGTGCCGTAGTACGCCCCGGTCGCTGCCCTGGACCCGGCCGCGCCCAACGCGGAATATGAAACGCCTCCTCTCGTCCACCACAAGCAGTACCGGGCAGCCCTCGCAGACTACGTCGCGGCAGCACTCCTCCCCCGCCATCCCCGTCTCGGCCCCAGGGAGCCACGTGCACGGCGCCAGGGCTGTATAATACCCGCTGGCCCCTCCAGAGGAAAGCTAGAGGCTTCAAGGTGCCACTGGGCTTGGATCCCGTAGACACGGGGGCCGGGGAGGGCGGAGGCCCACTGGGCAGTATGCGCCGCCAGCTGGGGAGGCCAGTGGTCCTGGCGGCTGCTGTGCTCGCCGCAGCTGCTGCCGCTGTCCTGCTCATGGGCTCCGGAGGGGGCTCCGACGGCCAGGCGGCTGTGGGCGGGCTGTTCTACCCGGAGACGCTGCCGGGCGGCTACAGCGTCGAGAAGGTAGTAGCGGGCGACGAGGCCCTAGCAATGGTCAAGGGTATACACTGGGAGCCGGGCATGGTTAGGGCTGAGAGGGCGCTCATAGTGGTCTACAGCGACGGGACACGGCTCTGGATAGTAGATACGGGCGGGGACGCCTGCGGCCTCGTGGCCAGGATGGCTGAGAAGATGAGGATGTACCAGGACCGGCTACCGTACACGGCGCCGGTAGAGCACAGTATAGGCGGCACAACGGTCTACATGTCGCTAGACAAGAGGGACGGCCGGCTCCACGTCTTCTGGTGCCGCGGCAGCCTAGCCGCCTGGGCGGAGCTAGGCGCCTCCGCCTACACGGGCCAGGGCGCCGCGCTAGAAGTGCTGAGCGCGCTCATACAGGGCGTCCACGCCTAAGCAGTCTAGGCGCAGACCCCCCGGGCTGGAGGAGTTAAGAGGCGGGCCCGGTGCTCCAAGCCAGCCTGGGGCGTGATGAACGCGCCGGAAGCGAACCCCGGACCGAGGCGCCCAGCAGCATCTGCGGCAAATAGGGCGCTGATGGCGTAAGCCGGGTTGGCTGAACCCCGGTCCTCTACGCCTCCTCGCCAGCGCTTCTCCGCGGAGGAGACGCGGCCCTGGTGATACTCGGGGATTCACTAGCCCCTAGGCCGTAACCCCCAGGGCCGCTGCTGTAAGGAGGCTCTCCGGGGACTAGCCGTGAGCGTGAGCATACAGGCTGCTGAGGCGCGCCACCCAGTAGCCCCGGGCCTACCCCTCGACAGGGCAGCCGAAGCCGCCTGTACAGCCGCGGCGGCCGCGGAGCATGAGTTCGAGGGGGACGTCTGGCTCCGGCTAGAGGAGATGCTCGTAGGGGAGCGGTTCACCGGCCTAGCCTGCGTGGAGTACGAGAACGGCCACACCCTAGGCCTCGCCGTCGTCGACGGCGTCGTGTTCGGCGCCTTCCTCGAGGACCCCGCCGGGGCCCCGGCGTGGGGCGAGGCAGCCGTGGCCGAGGCGGAGGCGCTCTGGGGCCCCGCCGTGGTGAGGCTAGCCCCTCTCAGCCTCGCCGAGCTAGAGGCAATAGCCTAGCCCCAGGAGCCGGTGCGCCAGGCCAGCTTCTCTAGGAGGTAGAGCCTGTAGCCGGGCCGGGGGTGCGGGTTCACGAGGAACGCTACGCCTCGGCCCCCGCGGGGCCGGAGGCACCGCAGCGTGTCCAGGTAGGCTCTGGCCAGCCGGGGCTTCTCCGGCCCCGCACCGGTTATCCTGTAGAGCGCCGATATGCTCCACGCGCCCGCCGCTTCTAGGGCGTAGATGTCCGCTAGGTGCTCCCATGCCCAGCTAAACTGCACCCAGGAGACCCCGGCAGCCAGGAGCACGGCAGCGGCCAGGGCTACGCCCACGGGGCCTTGCTGGAGGAGGCTGGCCACGCCCGTCGCGAGGGCTGAAGCAGCCACAGCAACCACGACGACGAAGACCGTGGAGGGGACCGGGCGCAGCGCCTCCAGGTGGCCAACCTCGTGGGCCACTATGGCTGCTGCCTCCTCTGGCGCTAGCCGCTGGTAGAGCCCAGTGGTCGCGTAGACCCGGCCGGTGATGGCTACTGTGAACGCAGTGGGTATGGGCGAGGAGAGGATGGACACCCTGTGGACCTTGCCATGTATCCCGTATAGCAGGTTGTCCACGGTCCGGCGCCCGAAGTGGTAGTTGAGGACCATGTATGCGCCGGCTAGCGCCGGGAAGGCGAGCGATAGCGTAATCTTGTCGAAGTCTCCTACGCCGCCGGTGAGAAGCATCATCGCCGTAACCGCCGAGAGCATTAGCATCCTTAGCCTCCTCCACGCCCCCTGGGGGTTGCTACGGGCTACGTACACGTATGCCGCCGGCAGTAACGCCGAGACAGCCAGCCCCA
The window above is part of the Pyrodictium abyssi genome. Proteins encoded here:
- a CDS encoding M48 family metalloprotease — its product is MAVQGMREPLLYMGLAVSALLPAAYVYVARSNPQGAWRRLRMLMLSAVTAMMLLTGGVGDFDKITLSLAFPALAGAYMVLNYHFGRRTVDNLLYGIHGKVHRVSILSSPIPTAFTVAITGRVYATTGLYQRLAPEEAAAIVAHEVGHLEALRPVPSTVFVVVVAVAASALATGVASLLQQGPVGVALAAAVLLAAGVSWVQFSWAWEHLADIYALEAAGAWSISALYRITGAGPEKPRLARAYLDTLRCLRPRGGRGVAFLVNPHPRPGYRLYLLEKLAWRTGSWG
- a CDS encoding tRNA (adenine-N1)-methyltransferase gives rise to the protein MAGEECCRDVVCEGCPVLLVVDERRRFIFRVGRGRVQGSDRGVLRHDDLLGLRYGSRVRLSSGVEALVLQPRLVDYMERGLRRRSQVIYPKDHGFILMLLDIEPGSRVLEIGVGSGYTTIVLARAVGPEGRVYSYEIRRDMLETARRNLETVGLLDRVELKHRDARLGVDEEGLDAAVVDMPDPWAVLPVLHRALRPGAGVVFFLPAVNQVARLLAALELHGGWAENRVYEVLLREYEPRCDALRPRTTMIAHTGYLLYTRRVEAAGRRDAEGPGGGQRVAVRADARPQHIVQGG